The Oryza glaberrima chromosome 5, OglaRS2, whole genome shotgun sequence DNA segment ACATAATGCTTTTGGTGCCTTGGTGCTCGCCGAGCAGCGCCTACACGCGGTGCACTAACGTGTAGGGCCTGTCGGCATTGTCCAGCTGAACCCCATCAAGGGATCCTTCCGGAAGGAATCAGATCCTCTGACGTCGGCCTTCTCGACGTTACTCTGCAGTCACACGATATCAACCATCCATCCGCGATCCTACGGTGGCTCGCGCATGCGCCTCTCCATCTGGCTCCCGCGGCGTAGGATCGCGCATGCGCCTCTCCATCTCGTTCTAGCGGGCTCTCTTTCTAGCTTGGAACACACGAGAACGCGTGACGCTGGGCCTCAGCCCAATAGGAGAACCGGAGTCCTCATTTTTTACCGCGAAACAACACCTTTGGCGGCACACGCCTCGCGTTTTTGGCGCGAGGAcgaaccggcggcggcggcgttgctgaGGACGAGCCGTGGGGGGCGGCGATCGGGCTGGTTGGTTGTTGATCAAGCACAGGTGTGTTAATCTCGTTTTTCTTCTTCATGATTTGATTGCCTTCATCAAACCCTGCTATGTGTGCTCTGAGTTGATTATCTTCCACCTTCCCTCATTAGACTGTGTTGGAATACATCAAAGAACTTGAAATCTCTGAACAGACCATTTGTGCATATCTGAACTTGCAACAATCAGCATTACTGTTTATtcaattccaagaaaatttacAACACAATGTCATCTATGCAGTTTGCATGATTTTTGCTGCTCCTAGCCTACTATTTCTTCAACTTTGTCGGCCTGCAACACCTGTTGGCAAGACCCTgaggcagagcagagcagacaTTCAGATTGCACATCACAGCAAGACCCTCCTAGGCTCCTCTGATCTGGGACGCACAGCAAGCTGTTGCTCCCTGATAATCAGAACATAGATGTGTCACTACAACAACGAACAACAAATTCCAACGAACCAAATGATATGAGATAACATACATTCATTCATCTGTAAATGGACTTCAGGTCGAGGATTTAGTTTAATAGGGAAATCGATCCAGTATAAATGAGATGCAGGGGCGCgtggccgcacgccgccgtgccggtggcGGGCTGCTGGCGCTGGGCGGCCCATCGTCCatgccaccaccgccggtgGCTAACGCGGCTGCTGGCGCTGGGCGGctcgccgtccgcgccgccgccgtcggctctCGCGGCCCCGAGGGCGGCAAGCCACTGCGACGGTCCTCATGGAGCAGAAccagcggctgcggcggggaaggagggaggaggctgggCGACGATGAATCCGGCGGCCGACGGCCAAGGGTCCGGTGCCTGGGGAGGAATTGCAGCGGATCTGCCATCCGGAAGGAGAGCCGCGAAGCCACACACATGAGCCATAACGGGGGGAGCCAGAATGAGAGGCGCACGCGCGAGCCATAACGGGAACCATCGTAGGATCACGGATGAATGGTTGATATCGCGTGACTGCAGGGTAACGTCGAGAAGGCCGACGTCAGAGGATCTGATTAACGGAACGTAATTGGGCTGTATATGGGCCAAGCTAGCCAAGTCCAAGCGAGGCCCAAGCAAGCAGAAGGGGCAGCatacaaaagcagcagcagcattgttGGAAGGCATCGAACAGAACACAGGCATCGGCGGCTtgggccacggcggcggcggcgtcctggtTCCGGGCTGGAACCTTGgcgatctctctcctctgcctcTCTTCGTACCTCTAGCTATCTCTCCTAGTTCTAGAAGCTTCCAGAACTTATATTCCCtaatttcttcttttctttttcacccCAAAACAATGGTTGCTTGTATGGTGGATCCTTGCTATTGAATTGGAGGAATTAGGTTCCTAACAGCTTGGCCAGGACCGCACCCCGACAGAGAGCCGCGACCCCAGTAGAGGGCCGCATAGTTTCGTCAGCTTTTGGCCAAGGAACGGGCGAGGAGCCGTGTTAGAGAGATGCCTCACCCCAAGCCGCCACCCCACGTCGGGAAGAATATGGAGAGGGGGTGGACTGGAGAGAAGGGCCGCGTCGATCCCGGCTACCGCCACCGCTTCGATCTGCCATCGCCGCGTCGGTCCACTCCgccggagaggggagaggagaggagaggtagTGGGAGGAGAACTCGAGCTGGAGAGGCGTGAAGTGGAAGAGATGTGGGGAGGGGGATTGGGTTTCAATGGGAACTGGGGAGAAGAGGGTGGAGGAgagattttatattaatttctagattttgaggtgtttagtataaaatttgaactTCTATATAAATTGAAAAATTATGAGGACTAAAATGAAAAACACTAGAAGCTGAAATAAAAATGTAAGACTACCACTTAAAGTAACTAGCACTATAAGAAATTAGCTTTCTGGGAGTATTGTCCCATCCTACATGGCACTTGAGAGGGTACCCTGAGTTAGCCATGCCCTAATCATATATAGCCTGGATCAGTAGCCCaagctctctctctttctctaaaATAAGAACGGATAAGATCTAATGGTCCTGATGGACTTGATTACGACGAGCCGCAGCTGCACATGGCCGCACCGCACGCAGTCGCACGCAACATTAACTGGACAGGCTAAGCTCTGTACTGACCAAAACCGGAGATTCCAGCAGCGTTACGGAAAGGCAACTGATTGTTGCTCTTCGGGATCGCGCAAAGCCCCAGGGTTTTAATTACTGTACATCGAAAGGGTTACAGCACCTCCGATGGTAATTCCAGTTAACacggtaaaaaaatatttaaatatttaacttttttatttgaaattgttATTGAGCTTTTATTGTATCATAAGTAAGCCCAGTCATCATGGCAACCGACGGTAGGAGAAACCTGGTAGAATCTCCTGCGGAACTAATCTAGCACGAGATGTGAAAACTACTCTCGAACAGTAGTCCTTAATTATGAGTTCAGTAGTGCCTAACATGCTGGTTACAGCAAGATCAACCTTCCAGTTTAGGATGGTCACTCAAATGCAGGTTGCACCCCCTGCCTGATTATTAATGAATTTGTTTTCTGCAGGTCTGCAGATTACACATGCGGATGATCATCCTAAGCAAATAGAAGATCAGTCTCCCATCCCTGCCATGAAGCATTCTCTCACTGGCACATGGAAAAAGATTggtctgattttattatttattaagaGTTaggtattccctccgtccttaaaaaaaaagaatctagaaCTGGGTATGATATATTCTAagacaatgaatctagacaaatgtatgtctagattcgttacaGTAGAATGTATCATATTCGGTATTCGGTATTTGGTTGGTTTTCTATGGGATCGAGGGAGTAAACCAGAATGGAGTAAGCATAATCCGAGGCAGACCACGAGACCCAGCGAGTCACGAGATCAAGGACCATCACGTGTCAGTAGTCATGCACTGGACAGGGAGAAAAGGACATGTACATGTGATCTACCAAACCAATTACGCCAACAGATGCTCCCCCTTCTGTTACTGCTGCACACCGTAAATAGAGCTCCTGCCAACCAAAAtcctgaaaaaaaaggaaaaacaaatccAGCAACATTCGTTGTTATCATTTTTTCTCTGTCCCTATAAtctatttttatcatttttccTAATGAGACATGCACTTACACATCACCCACGTACACTACCTACACACATGTAATCTACTGGTACGCTattttaacacacgttcaaagAGACGGAAGCTCAATGCTTTAAGCACACACAACTACACAAGACACAATCTTAAGTGATACTCCAACGCTCGGCATTTGTCAGTAAACTACTTTTACCTACCTGATAATGGCAGCTAGGCACACTCCCTTCCATTCCCTTAGTTCTTCTCCTCTGATCATTTCAGCAAAAAAGACTCCATTGTTAACAATATCATCACTCATCCAAAACATCCACATTTCTCTCCCCTACCCTATCCTACCAACCTAATTaactactacctctgtctcaaaatatagcaatttttagctatgaatttagacattcataaataaaaatattatattttaggacggagagagtaccctTCCTCCACATCCAAGCACAGATCTCTCCCTACACTAATACCACACCATCACATCACATGCTTGTGTTGTGGCTGCATTAGCCACCATTGTTACTGATGTTCTCTACTGCCACTGCTATCCACCTGTGCACTGCATAGTTTGGCACAATTCAtaaaggcagcagcagcagcagcagcagcaggagcaggatGCACTataatcttcttcttcttgtttttcttgcaaaagGCGGGAAGGCAGAGGCAAAAGGGCGCTAAAAGTTGCGGCCTTTTCTTGCCCCCACCTAGTCGCTGGCGTGCACATTATTAAGCTCTTCCACTTCGGCACATCCCCAGATCAATCGGCAACGGCgttttttttcatcttcttgCTCCGGCGTGGTCTGGTCGCCGGCGTTACTGACGGCGACGGTTTTTGAAGCTGCATTCAAGTAGGTGCGAGATCCTCGTCGCAGTTAATATAATCTCTTAAAATTCTCCATGCGTTTCTTGCAGATTCTGCTACATATAGTAGGTATGAAGCCGTACCTGTCGGGTTTCTTGCAGGGATATgatggcgccggcgatggcTCTGAGGttgctggtggtggcggtggtggcggcggtggtgtcctgcgccgtcgccgccgatgagGGGAGCGTCGTCGAGGTGTGGCCaatgccggcgacggcgagcaaaGGCGGGCAGACGCTGCACGTCAGCAGGGAGCTCAGGATGACGGCGGAGGGGAGCAAGTACGCCGACGGGGAGGCCATCCTGAAGGACGCGTTCCAGAGGATGGTGACGCTGATAGAGCTGGACCACGTCATCAATGGCAGCTCCCAGGGCTTGCCGCTGCTCGCCGGTGTGAATGTCGTCGTGCATTTGCCCGGCGATGAGGTAAAGCCTTGTGAACTTGTGGTGctacccttttctttttttttaccttcttGTGACCTGCATTTGGTTGATTTTTTCCTCTGCAGCTCAATTTTGGGGTGGATGAATCATACAATTTGTCAGTGCCTGCAACTGGAAATCCAATTTATGCTCAAATTGAGgttagtgataaaaaaaaagctctgcTAACTGTGCTGGCAACATGAAAGGTTGACAGAATATGACATCAGATGCTGACACTTTAACTGCAGACATTCTTCCTCTGAGAATTCACGGAAAATAATGAAATCGTGTTGCTTAGTTCTAGGAATTgtgacacttttttttttttgctgttacCTCACTGTGTCTTTATTGCAGGCCCAGACAGTTTTTGGAGCACTTCATGCCTTGGAGGTAACTTGGCATGGTTTATACACTCAATGCATCTGCATGATCATAGATAAAAAAGACAACACGATCACTTTCAGACAATCTAACAGTGTACCTTCTATCGTTGCAGACGTTTAGCCAATTGTGTAACTTTGATTTCACCTCAAGGTTAATTGAACTTCAGTCTGCCCCTTGGAGCATCACGGACATGCCCAGATTTCCTTATCGAGGGCTTCTTATTGGTGAGATATATTCTGAATATTGCATTGGTTTTGTCAACAACAGTTGTATCAAGGCCTTTAGGGTATTGTAATAAATATACTTGACTGTAACAGTAGCATCCAGATAGTTAATGTTGCTCACCCCCATAAGTAAAATTGTAAAAGTAACATACTCACAATCTACTGACCATATCATAAGCCTGAAACTAGAACTGAAAGCTAGCATTGATCCATGGGAGAAATAGTACCTTGTAACCTTCCTCCGTTGAACTCCTTTATCTTGTATTTGCTCTTGTACATAATGCTTTgaattgtcctttttttttcagaacttcTAGCAGGGACCATCCCTATTGTTCCATTAATATAAACCCTTACAGCTATCAGAAGTTTTGAACCAAAATATATTCCATTTCTTCATAATCTCTTTTCCATTTGTTCACAagtcctttttcctttttggtgTTGTTAACCACCATCATGAATAATTCTAAGATGGGAGCTCATACTTACTCCACATGTTCCATACTAGGCTTATATGAAGAACAGTAAATATTGTGCATGTAAAAATAGCGTCTGATATCTCTTTCTTTTAAAGGATTTATTTTATGCATCTACTATTGTCCTCAAATAGTTTGAGGAAAGATAATACCTGATCTTTTTTTAACTCAATGCACTGGCATCCTACAGATACTTCAAGGCATTACCTTCCTGTCCCAGTAATAAAAAGCGTAATCGATTCAATGACCTACAGCAAGTTGGTAGGTTTGATCTTTTCACAAGAAACCAGTATCTTGATTGATAATTCTCTCCATTGCAATGGCCCTTCTCCAGATATTCCTTTAGTTTTAGTTGCATCATATAATCTGCTTACTCTATCATCATGCAGAATGTTCTTCATTGGCATATCGTGGATGAACAGTCATTTCCTATAGAAATACCTTCATACCCAAAATTATGGAATGGTGCATACTCTTACTCAGAGAGATATACAATGGATGATGCTATCGACATTGTTCAGTGAGTTTTTCTGTCTTTCATTTTTCATGTGAAAAGAGCAGAGTTTAGCAAATATCACTCTAAGGTTATGGCTGGACATAGGAATTTATTTACCTTCACTATGAAGTAACAGGAGCTAAGAGCATGCAGTAAAACCACGTTaagtaatttatataaatattgcaAAGGGAACTCagcagaaaataaaaaacaaaactctAAAACCCATTCCTTCTTTGGAGAATGATGTGAACAATTTAGAGATCAGTTAGCTATGCTGTTGTATTTAACCAAGGTAAGATAACTTATCAATAATCTGCAGGTATGCTGAACGACGAGGTGTCAATGTCTTAGCTGAGATTGATGTTCCTGGCCATGCTCTCTCATGGTAAGTATTTAATATGCCAATGCTGTTCTTCTCTAGCATATGCTCCATGACTATTCAGGTTTTACTGATGAAAACCTGAATCCTTTGTTTTTGTTGTACTCATGGTATACCTTTTAAATCCAGAAAGCACAGTGCCTTACGGATGAAGTTATTTAACTAGATATGACAGTAGGAATATCAAAAGGTTGTAAATAAATTGcgcatttctttttgttttagGGGTGTTGGTTATCCGTCGTTGTGGCCATCAGCTACTTGTAAAGAACCACTTGATGTCAGCAGCGAATCTACATTCCAAGTGATTAATGGAATTCTTTCAGGTAATTCATGGTTTACCAACAGAAATCGCGTTATATTTTGAGTGGCACTTTTATTACTttgaaagagaaagaaacagcCGTTTATATTATACTTaccaacaaaaggaaaaaaaagcagTTCAACGAACCGAATAATGaatatattgtaaaaaaaatttgatgatCTTGTATAATATTCACTAATAACTTTTGATGCTCTTTCAGATTTCAGCAAGGTTTTTAAGTTCAAGTTTGTCCATTTGGGAGGTGATGAGGTCAATACAAGTAAGTCTGCAAAAGTATCTCCCCTGCAGAGCAGCAGATCTCATATCATATAGTAGTTTAGTAATCTAATAATTACTCACTATGAATTTCAGGTTGCTGGACTTCCACACCACGCGTTAAAGCATGGTATGCTCTTATCTAGAACTAGTATAAAGAATAAGAGCAACAACATACTTGATATGCACTTATTGACaatattttctctttattgtaGCAAAATACCCGAGCCTTGgaacagattaaaaaaaaaagaactaaacatgaaaattatatatgtttctgAGGCCAAAACATTTTGGAACCAAGCATCAACCCATAAATAACCATGACATATGCATTATCATCTATTTTTCTACCTGCAGAAGATCCCACCAATTGTAGATGTGTTGGTGATGGCCGACTCACCACCATCACCAGATCCTTTTGTAGCAGAGATGATCAATCATTTGATCTAATCTGAAGTATTTTTCCTGGTGTGCAGGTTGGCCCAACATGGTATGAAAGAATCTGATGCCTACAGATATTTTGTATTGAGAGCTCAAAAGATAGCAAAATCACATGGCTACGAAGTTATTAACTGGTATGTGACTTGGTTTTGCAGATCTAGATCTTTCAAATAGCTGTTGATACACTTTCTTGTCCTTGTAGGGAAGAAACCTTTAACAACTTTGGAGACAAACTAGACCGCAGAACTGTGGTGCATAACTGGTATTTCCTAACTGCCTCTTGATTgtcattatataaaaaattatcagCATCCTTgttaggaaaagaaaataaaacaaagttgtatGCTCTTGCCAAATTATATTGTCATGCCGATTATAAGAAACAATGACCACATTTGCCAAATCTCAAATATAGCACATTCTCATTTGAAGAAGGCAAAGATCACCAAGCTGGAATATGTCATTAGATATTTCTAATATTTGGTCCTGCGACCATATGTTATGCTTACATTGGATGGTATTTGTCAATTTATACATCATTGTGATGGCACTAAATTTCTCTTTGAACAAATTAGTTTGCATAGTTTGTTTACACGTCAGTAAATGCCCATTCATAGAGAACAATTTATGGTAGTATCTGTATTTTGCACTGTCCAACAAGTAATATAAAACTAGAGGAATGTTTGTAGTTTAAACAAGGAAATTTATTGAAGTTTCCATCAAAAAAGGAAATTTATTGAAGTAATGGGATTGCAAACATTTATTAAGAAAAGGTGAAAGGATTGCAAGAAAAGTTTCAATACCATTATATAGTGCAGTTTCTTCTCCTAATTAGGAGGACCCAGCCAGAAATCATCTGTTTGTGCAGCTATTGGAAATTAACAGCTAGTATTTTTCACCACAAATTATAACAGGCTTGGAGGTGGAGTTGCAGAGAAAGTTGTTGCTGCTGGTTTGAGATGCATTGTGAGCAACCAGGATAAGTGGTACCTAGATCACTTGGAAGTTACATGGGATGGATTTTATATGAATGAACCACTGAGAAATATCAAGAACCCGGCACAGCAGAAGTTGGTTCTTGGTGGTGAGGTATGCATGTGGGCTGAACACATAGATGCGTCTGACATTCAGCAAACCATTTGGCCACgtgctgcagcagctgcaggtATAATCAGATACATGACTTCTCACTCTTATATACTCGATTAGCTAGAATTCGTAAacttttatcccaaaataacaGAAAAGTTTTTCTTATCTCACCAAAACTCACTTGTTAATTTGAAGAGCGGTTGTGGACTCCGTTTGAGAAGCTTTCAAAGGAGTGGGAAATAGCAGCGCTCAGCGCAAGACTGGCACGCTTCAGGTGCTTGCTGAATCATAGAGGGATCGCTGCTGGACCGGTAACTGGTTATGGACGTTCCGCGCCAGCAGAGCCAAGCTCCTGTATAAAGCAGTAGGATATCCAAAGCagataaatattattattattattattattattattattattattattattattattattattattattcatatTGGACTGAAAATCATTTCAGACACCCATTTAACCGCTGTAAGCAGAAGCAGTCAAAGGAAAAGGCTGGGGCCAATGTAACTGAACTCTGAGTTACAAGAGAGTGTTTCAATAATATTGCATTCTCATTTTCATGTAGTAATTGTATCCCTGTGAGATATGCTATCCTGTTTTACCCTTGGTGTAGAATTGGCATGTGCAAAGATTTTGTCCCATTCCATAAACAAAACCAAACATGTTAGCAACTTAGCATACTGTTGCAGTTCAGATACTGATAATTTCTCCTGCACATGAATATACCTATCTGTTACTTCAGAATTTAAGAGTAAACTCTTGGAATTGGTAACCAATGGTCTTGTATTCCACTATGGGTGCTGTAATTCTATtagaattgctagctaaaaaATCTACATGGTTTAACGCTAATCAATAATAAATATCCCATCATCTTATGTTCTATTTtcatccatttttatttttacctttTTCTTTAACAAAGTTATGGCTACCTGTCTTACAATAGAAACCAGAGATATAATCCATTTTCATTatccaaaaaaactcaaaagtAAACATTCGTACTGCATCTAGATCTAGCGCAGATCAATCAAAAAATATGTTCAGGGAGAGGACTGCAAGGAGCAAACCTACAAAAGCTACTCCTAAATCAGAGATGTGGGAAAACCGATGAAGAAGTGAAGGCTAATGAGGAGGCTTAAAACGAGAGATAAACCTGCTGGTCTGGAACACTGCTAGCTGGCGGAGGTACGAGGCTGGCCTCTccacggtggccgccggcgatgcCTC contains these protein-coding regions:
- the LOC127773119 gene encoding beta-hexosaminidase 3-like isoform X1, whose product is MMAPAMALRLLVVAVVAAVVSCAVAADEGSVVEVWPMPATASKGGQTLHVSRELRMTAEGSKYADGEAILKDAFQRMVTLIELDHVINGSSQGLPLLAGVNVVVHLPGDELNFGVDESYNLSVPATGNPIYAQIEAQTVFGALHALETFSQLCNFDFTSRLIELQSAPWSITDMPRFPYRGLLIDTSRHYLPVPVIKSVIDSMTYSKLNVLHWHIVDEQSFPIEIPSYPKLWNGAYSYSERYTMDDAIDIVQYAERRGVNVLAEIDVPGHALSWGVGYPSLWPSATCKEPLDVSSESTFQVINGILSDFSKVFKFKFVHLGGDEVNTSCWTSTPRVKAWLAQHGMKESDAYRYFVLRAQKIAKSHGYEVINWEETFNNFGDKLDRRTVVHNWLGGGVAEKVVAAGLRCIVSNQDKWYLDHLEVTWDGFYMNEPLRNIKNPAQQKLVLGGEVCMWAEHIDASDIQQTIWPRAAAAAERLWTPFEKLSKEWEIAALSARLARFRCLLNHRGIAAGPVTGYGRSAPAEPSSCIKQHPFNRCKQKQSKEKAGANVTEL
- the LOC127773119 gene encoding beta-hexosaminidase 3-like isoform X2, translating into MMAPAMALRLLVVAVVAAVVSCAVAADEGSVVEVWPMPATASKGGQTLHVSRELRMTAEGSKYADGEAILKDAFQRMVTLIELDHVINGSSQGLPLLAGVNVVVHLPGDELNFGVDESYNLSVPATGNPIYAQIEAQTVFGALHALETFSQLCNFDFTSRLIELQSAPWSITDMPRFPYRGLLIDTSRHYLPVPVIKSVIDSMTYSKLNVLHWHIVDEQSFPIEIPSYPKLWNGAYSYSERYTMDDAIDIVQYAERRGVNVLAEIDVPGHALSWGVGYPSLWPSATCKEPLDVSSESTFQVINGILSDFSKVFKFKFVHLGGDEVNTSCWTSTPRVKAWLAQHGMKESDAYRYFVLRAQKIAKSHGYEVINWEETFNNFGDKLDRRTVVHNWLGGGVAEKVVAAGLRCIVSNQDKWYLDHLEVTWDGFYMNEPLRNIKNPAQQKLVLGGEVCMWAEHIDASDIQQTIWPRAAAAAERLWTPFEKLSKEWEIAALSARLARFRCLLNHRGIAAGPVTGYGRSAPAEPSSCIKQ